Proteins encoded by one window of Acetivibrio thermocellus ATCC 27405:
- a CDS encoding GGDEF domain-containing protein, producing the protein MAILYNGFQTLLILFKRPNGWVKKFISIAFYFDIMFICAFSYILNGIESDIYILIFFVISYYGIGKDVSSTINISIFSIILYTVSSIAVKADNIGELNFLKLIIRDFFILLVAYGVSMVILEVKKYDEMHQREFKLARTDKLTGLANRHMLDQKLEEEALYCEYSKKPLNVLMFDIDDFKKFNDTYGHIWGDKLLSLFGDIIKQSIRKTDMAFRYGGEEFMVLIRDLDLEKAKCVADRIRCQLEKQNLFSDEGHNMGKATVSCGIAQFPTHSDDIKKVVDYADRALYYAKKIGKNIVVSYDEIGKLTETVQINADTYLSK; encoded by the coding sequence GTGGCAATTCTGTATAATGGATTTCAAACTTTGCTCATTTTATTCAAGCGTCCGAACGGTTGGGTAAAGAAATTCATAAGCATTGCCTTTTATTTTGATATTATGTTTATTTGTGCTTTTTCCTACATATTAAACGGTATTGAGTCGGATATATACATTCTCATATTTTTTGTAATTTCATATTACGGCATTGGCAAAGATGTTTCGAGTACCATAAATATCAGTATTTTTAGCATAATACTTTACACGGTTTCGTCAATTGCGGTAAAAGCGGATAATATTGGGGAATTGAACTTTTTAAAACTCATAATCAGGGATTTTTTCATTCTTTTGGTGGCATACGGTGTGTCAATGGTTATCCTGGAAGTAAAAAAATATGACGAAATGCACCAAAGAGAGTTTAAGCTCGCCAGGACGGATAAGCTTACAGGGCTTGCCAACAGGCATATGCTGGATCAGAAACTCGAGGAGGAAGCTCTTTACTGTGAGTATTCAAAAAAGCCTTTAAACGTTCTTATGTTTGATATTGACGATTTTAAAAAATTTAACGACACTTACGGTCACATTTGGGGTGATAAGCTTCTTTCGCTTTTTGGCGACATAATAAAGCAAAGCATTCGAAAGACTGATATGGCTTTTCGGTATGGTGGGGAAGAGTTTATGGTTCTCATAAGGGACCTTGACCTTGAGAAAGCCAAATGCGTGGCAGACAGAATAAGGTGTCAGCTTGAAAAACAGAATCTGTTTTCCGATGAAGGCCATAACATGGGGAAGGCGACTGTAAGCTGCGGGATTGCACAATTTCCGACGCATTCCGATGATATAAAAAAGGTTGTCGATTATGCCGACCGGGCATTGTATTATGCAAAGAAAATAGGAAAAAATATTGTTGTAAGCTATGATGAAATAGGCAAACTTACAGAAACGGTACAGATTAACGCAGATACTTATTTAAGCAAGTGA
- a CDS encoding DMT family transporter, which yields MRKFNFGYLFILVTVVFFSTYEVVSKTIIGKVDPFQINFLRFFIGGSLLFLFLLIKRDVKIDRKSLMIVSAAGILNVVFSMNLLQLSLNVAYAKAAVVAVIFSSNPIFVSIFAAVMDKEKITLFKAAGMFLGMLGIAVISINGQAFRDINILSPLLALMSAGLYGLYTVVGRRASSKIGSIKMNAYSFLIGSLILLSVLLIKGLPAFKFDCSAWPQVVYLSVFVTGIAYLIYFMGLVRTGAGSGSVVFFLKPVLASVFAIVFLGEKITLNLIFGTFLILLGMAVMFYWEKIRQRFV from the coding sequence GTGAGGAAATTCAATTTTGGCTATCTTTTTATTCTGGTTACCGTTGTTTTTTTTAGTACATATGAGGTGGTAAGCAAAACAATTATTGGTAAAGTAGACCCTTTTCAAATCAACTTTCTGAGATTTTTCATCGGCGGCTCTCTGCTATTTTTATTCTTATTGATAAAGCGTGACGTGAAAATTGATAGAAAAAGCCTGATGATTGTCTCGGCAGCGGGAATCCTTAATGTAGTGTTCAGTATGAATCTTCTTCAGCTGAGTTTAAACGTTGCTTATGCTAAAGCAGCCGTAGTGGCGGTTATTTTCAGCAGTAATCCGATATTTGTTTCTATCTTTGCAGCCGTTATGGACAAGGAAAAAATAACTTTGTTTAAAGCTGCGGGTATGTTTTTGGGAATGCTGGGTATAGCGGTTATAAGTATCAATGGACAAGCCTTTAGGGATATAAATATATTAAGTCCCCTTCTTGCGTTGATGTCGGCAGGTTTATATGGGTTGTATACTGTCGTGGGCAGAAGGGCATCTTCAAAAATCGGAAGCATTAAAATGAATGCATATTCCTTTTTAATCGGTAGTCTAATTTTGCTTTCTGTTTTATTGATAAAAGGTCTTCCGGCTTTCAAATTTGACTGTTCAGCATGGCCTCAGGTGGTATATCTCTCGGTCTTTGTCACCGGTATTGCTTATCTTATTTATTTTATGGGCTTGGTTCGTACCGGCGCCGGCAGCGGTTCTGTGGTTTTCTTTTTAAAGCCTGTTTTGGCAAGTGTGTTTGCAATTGTTTTTCTTGGTGAAAAAATCACTTTGAATCTTATATTTGGTACTTTCCTTATTCTTTTGGGAATGGCAGTGATGTTTTATTGGGAGAAAATCAGGCAGAGGTTTGTATAG
- a CDS encoding PilZ domain-containing protein: MMNVELSNWIPVQREEYVLSVKEKEEIFRRGAVISIKHGYIFEPVLSVIQKCEGECIYFRIPEEFLKNNVFKGDVVSCQVMQGEYEYIVSGIISEFEITYPWLVEVAIKRVSKVKNNRGAKRYLVNFQSRFYPKGSDNGIYAIIKNISLTGVGAVFREEVQPHSLVNVFVSASVDKVQSLEFKAKINRIVNREIYNEYGLEIVEIDEVNKDKLDKLIYRLECNEAEFVSNSLK, encoded by the coding sequence ATGATGAATGTCGAGTTGTCTAATTGGATTCCGGTTCAGAGAGAAGAATATGTGTTGTCTGTCAAGGAAAAGGAAGAGATTTTCAGACGGGGAGCGGTTATCAGCATTAAGCATGGTTATATTTTTGAACCGGTCCTGTCAGTCATCCAAAAGTGCGAAGGCGAGTGCATCTATTTTAGAATTCCTGAAGAGTTCTTAAAGAATAATGTGTTTAAAGGTGATGTTGTTTCCTGCCAGGTTATGCAGGGGGAGTATGAATATATTGTTAGCGGGATAATAAGTGAGTTTGAAATAACTTATCCGTGGTTGGTCGAGGTTGCAATAAAAAGGGTCAGCAAAGTGAAGAACAACAGAGGGGCTAAAAGATACCTTGTTAATTTTCAGTCAAGATTTTATCCAAAGGGATCGGATAACGGGATATATGCCATAATTAAAAATATCAGTCTGACGGGTGTTGGAGCGGTTTTCAGGGAAGAAGTCCAGCCCCATAGTCTTGTGAATGTGTTTGTAAGTGCTTCGGTTGACAAAGTTCAGTCTTTGGAATTCAAGGCAAAAATAAACAGGATTGTAAACAGGGAGATATACAACGAATATGGTTTGGAAATTGTGGAAATAGATGAAGTTAACAAGGACAAACTTGATAAATTGATTTACCGTCTGGAGTGTAATGAAGCCGAATTTGTATCCAACAGTCTTAAATGA
- a CDS encoding RNA polymerase sigma factor produces the protein MIFLFLQWLVLYHFRAGGEAGSMSSSEKELIKRAKKGDVEAFEQLIEGCQKKVFNIALRMLGNYDDASELAQEVFLKAYKSIKNFKGDSLFNTWIYKVTTNACLDEIRKRKNKKVVYLDEDIELGGNEIKRQIKDDSPGPELKAEDNELKRAVMDSINMLPEEYRTVIVLRDIQGFTYEEIANIIKCPEGTVKSRINRARQALKKILQQKKELINEEYVK, from the coding sequence ATGATTTTTTTATTTTTGCAGTGGTTGGTTTTATATCATTTTAGGGCCGGAGGTGAGGCTGGTAGCATGAGCAGTTCGGAAAAGGAATTGATTAAAAGGGCAAAAAAAGGCGATGTTGAAGCTTTTGAGCAGCTTATAGAAGGATGTCAGAAGAAAGTGTTCAACATTGCGCTGAGAATGCTGGGAAATTATGATGATGCCAGTGAATTGGCGCAGGAAGTTTTTTTGAAGGCATATAAATCGATAAAAAATTTTAAAGGTGATTCTCTTTTTAATACATGGATATACAAGGTTACAACAAATGCCTGCCTCGATGAGATTCGTAAAAGAAAGAACAAGAAGGTTGTATATTTGGATGAAGACATTGAATTAGGTGGGAATGAAATAAAACGTCAGATTAAGGACGATTCACCGGGACCTGAACTTAAGGCTGAGGATAATGAGCTGAAAAGAGCTGTAATGGATTCAATAAACATGTTGCCTGAAGAGTACAGGACAGTTATAGTATTAAGAGATATTCAGGGCTTTACCTATGAAGAGATAGCCAACATTATAAAATGTCCGGAAGGTACGGTCAAGTCGAGAATCAACAGGGCACGGCAGGCTCTGAAAAAAATACTTCAACAAAAAAAGGAACTTATAAATGAGGAATACGTCAAATAA
- the aroF gene encoding 3-deoxy-7-phosphoheptulonate synthase: MIIVMSPNATKEQIENVEKKLLELGFKTHPIVGDVKTVIGAIGDKRLLNTHSISTMPGVESIVPIMKPYKLASKELKQEPTIVEVGDVRIGGNEVVVMAGPCAIENEEIYVETAKKVKEAGAKILRGGAFKPRTSPYSFQGLEEEGLKIMAIAREVTGLKLVTEVVDTRDVELVASYTDIIQIGARNMQNFRLLKEVGMSNKPVLLKRGLAATIEEWLMAAEYIISEGNPNVILCERGIRTFETATRNTIDMSAIPVIKELSHLPIVLDPSHAAGTWKYVEPLAKGAIATGADGLIIEVHSQPDCALCDGQQSLIPSRFEQLMKDLEPIALAVGRKLL; the protein is encoded by the coding sequence ATGATTATCGTTATGAGTCCAAATGCTACAAAAGAGCAGATTGAAAATGTGGAAAAAAAACTTTTGGAGCTGGGTTTTAAAACTCATCCCATAGTCGGAGACGTAAAAACGGTAATTGGGGCTATCGGAGACAAAAGACTTCTCAATACCCACTCCATATCCACCATGCCCGGAGTTGAAAGCATTGTTCCAATCATGAAACCTTACAAGCTGGCCAGCAAAGAACTAAAGCAGGAACCAACCATTGTTGAGGTAGGCGATGTACGAATTGGTGGCAATGAAGTAGTGGTTATGGCCGGCCCCTGTGCAATTGAAAACGAAGAAATTTATGTCGAAACAGCCAAAAAGGTTAAAGAGGCAGGAGCCAAAATACTCCGCGGCGGTGCTTTCAAGCCCCGTACATCTCCTTATTCTTTCCAAGGTTTGGAAGAAGAAGGCCTCAAAATAATGGCCATTGCCCGGGAAGTAACGGGACTTAAGCTTGTCACCGAAGTTGTGGACACAAGAGATGTGGAACTTGTCGCATCTTATACAGACATCATCCAAATCGGTGCAAGAAACATGCAAAACTTCAGGCTGCTTAAAGAGGTCGGAATGTCCAATAAGCCCGTACTCCTAAAAAGAGGACTGGCTGCAACCATTGAAGAATGGTTAATGGCCGCCGAATATATTATTTCCGAGGGTAATCCCAATGTAATACTTTGCGAACGAGGCATCCGAACCTTCGAGACAGCCACAAGGAACACCATTGACATGAGCGCCATTCCGGTAATAAAAGAGCTGTCCCATTTGCCGATAGTGCTTGACCCCAGCCATGCGGCAGGTACCTGGAAATATGTTGAGCCTCTTGCAAAAGGCGCAATAGCAACCGGAGCCGACGGTTTAATCATTGAAGTCCACAGCCAGCCTGACTGTGCTCTCTGTGACGGTCAACAGTCTTTGATACCTTCAAGGTTCGAACAGCTTATGAAGGATCTTGAGCCTATAGCTCTTGCAGTGGGAAGAAAACTATTGTAA
- a CDS encoding Nif3-like dinuclear metal center hexameric protein — protein MSIKAKDIIKYMEELAPVSLAEDYDNVGLLIGSRESTVERIFVCLDVTSKTVDEAVAKKADLIVSHHPVIFKGLKRINEDDPKGNIIYKLIRNNIGVYSAHTNLDVAHGGVNNYLSSILGLKDIISLKDYKAEKLYKVVVFVPHESVDAVRDAMSRAGAGWIGNYSDCSFMTAGTGTFRPLEGTNPYIGTTGNLEKVDEYRIETVVSQRNLKKVIEAMIKVHPYEEVAYDVYPLEIKGRQYGMGNVGVLDKPKSLDEFIAVVKEKLGVKNVRVIGETNKEIEKVAVFCGSFDRDVMEAAKSKADVLVTGDVKYHDAVDMLEIGMCVIDAGHFNTERIIADRLAQLIKENFPEVEVIKSNMEEDPFKFY, from the coding sequence ATGAGTATTAAAGCAAAGGACATAATAAAATACATGGAAGAACTGGCCCCTGTCAGTCTTGCGGAGGATTATGACAATGTCGGATTGCTGATTGGAAGCCGGGAGAGTACTGTTGAAAGAATTTTTGTGTGTCTCGATGTGACTTCGAAAACTGTGGATGAGGCTGTGGCAAAAAAAGCTGATTTGATTGTTTCCCATCATCCTGTTATATTTAAAGGCCTTAAAAGAATAAATGAGGACGATCCAAAGGGGAATATCATTTACAAATTGATAAGAAACAATATCGGGGTGTACAGTGCCCATACCAATCTGGATGTTGCCCATGGAGGAGTTAACAATTATCTTTCCTCGATTTTGGGGCTTAAGGATATAATTAGTCTCAAAGATTACAAGGCTGAAAAACTTTACAAGGTTGTTGTATTTGTACCTCATGAGAGCGTGGATGCGGTCAGAGATGCAATGAGCCGGGCCGGAGCCGGATGGATAGGCAATTACAGCGACTGCTCCTTTATGACGGCGGGAACAGGAACATTCAGGCCTTTGGAGGGGACAAACCCTTATATAGGCACAACAGGCAACTTGGAGAAGGTTGATGAATACAGGATTGAAACGGTGGTAAGTCAAAGGAACCTTAAAAAGGTTATAGAGGCCATGATAAAGGTTCATCCTTATGAGGAAGTGGCTTATGACGTTTATCCTCTTGAAATAAAAGGCAGGCAGTATGGCATGGGAAATGTGGGAGTGCTTGACAAACCTAAGAGCCTTGATGAGTTTATAGCAGTTGTAAAAGAAAAGCTTGGCGTAAAAAACGTAAGAGTAATTGGCGAAACTAACAAAGAAATTGAAAAAGTGGCCGTATTCTGCGGAAGTTTCGACAGGGATGTAATGGAAGCTGCAAAATCAAAAGCGGATGTATTGGTCACCGGAGACGTAAAATATCACGATGCCGTAGATATGTTGGAAATAGGAATGTGTGTTATAGATGCCGGACATTTTAATACGGAAAGGATTATTGCCGACAGGCTTGCACAACTGATAAAAGAGAATTTTCCAGAAGTTGAGGTTATAAAAAGCAATATGGAAGAAGACCCATTTAAATTTTATTGA
- a CDS encoding anti-sigma factor family protein — protein MKNCGEIIELMSLYIDGELDSETKREFEEHIETCESCRSELYELKEIVDVLGEVEEVELPSGFKEQLHEKLVAEKKKNESESKILSFRKKFIGFAPSIAAGLVLVFVAASLIITRGLFGNVPSTNTGGSMGIEYSGMMESDQKNNKDGQYNGLKNEEDSQVSVLFNEEPGATQSQKFYDGAEDSLQKEKSEDARKIENSSFYEITSSSDVPASEQPQKTYSIAATGMTVYDVNITVNSPDLEKDTDNIINIARSCNVEIEVEIEKSGHKSVALSGLDENKNTLNFSMDAATYENFISKLKEEYGSKLSLDEKTDDSEKTKRVEITIFKE, from the coding sequence ATGAAAAACTGTGGCGAAATAATCGAATTGATGTCTTTATATATAGATGGTGAACTGGACAGTGAAACTAAAAGGGAGTTTGAAGAGCATATAGAAACTTGTGAAAGCTGTAGAAGTGAGCTTTACGAATTGAAAGAAATTGTGGATGTGTTGGGAGAAGTTGAGGAGGTTGAGCTTCCTTCAGGATTTAAAGAGCAGCTTCACGAGAAACTTGTGGCGGAAAAGAAGAAAAATGAATCAGAGAGCAAAATTTTGTCTTTCAGGAAAAAGTTTATTGGTTTTGCACCTTCCATTGCCGCCGGACTTGTTTTGGTTTTTGTTGCCGCAAGCCTGATTATAACCCGGGGATTGTTTGGCAATGTTCCAAGTACCAACACCGGTGGTTCGATGGGTATTGAATACAGCGGAATGATGGAATCTGATCAAAAAAATAATAAAGATGGTCAGTACAACGGATTGAAAAACGAGGAAGATTCTCAAGTAAGCGTTTTATTCAATGAAGAACCCGGAGCAACTCAAAGCCAAAAGTTTTATGACGGAGCTGAAGATTCTCTCCAAAAGGAAAAATCGGAAGATGCCCGGAAGATTGAAAATTCATCTTTTTATGAAATAACTTCTTCTTCAGATGTTCCTGCTTCAGAACAGCCGCAGAAGACTTACAGTATTGCTGCAACCGGCATGACTGTTTATGATGTGAATATTACAGTAAATTCACCGGATCTTGAAAAAGATACGGATAACATTATTAATATTGCCCGTTCGTGCAACGTGGAGATTGAAGTCGAAATAGAAAAATCCGGTCATAAAAGTGTTGCTCTTTCCGGATTGGATGAAAATAAAAATACGCTGAATTTCAGTATGGATGCTGCGACATATGAAAATTTTATAAGTAAACTAAAAGAAGAATATGGAAGCAAACTCTCCCTGGATGAAAAGACGGATGACAGTGAAAAGACAAAAAGAGTAGAAATAACAATATTTAAGGAGTAG
- the coaE gene encoding dephospho-CoA kinase (Dephospho-CoA kinase (CoaE) performs the final step in coenzyme A biosynthesis.), which translates to MRTIGVTGGIGSGKSTVSKILADLGAQIIDADVIARDVILKGHEAYQEIVDYFGSQILLPDGEIDRKKLAGEVFNNKDKLEILNGITHKHVAQIIIERHEILKKTGKTIVIDAPIPIKHGFLDIVDEVWVVVADRETRIKRVMKRSGFSYEQVLERINAQLSDEYYCSLADVIIENGGTCEELRRIVEAHYNKRL; encoded by the coding sequence TTGAGGACAATTGGAGTTACCGGTGGAATAGGAAGCGGAAAGAGCACGGTATCAAAAATTTTGGCCGATTTGGGTGCCCAAATAATTGATGCTGATGTTATTGCAAGAGATGTTATCCTAAAGGGGCATGAAGCGTATCAGGAAATTGTGGACTATTTTGGATCCCAAATACTTTTGCCGGACGGAGAAATTGACAGAAAAAAGCTTGCCGGTGAGGTTTTTAATAACAAAGACAAACTTGAGATTTTAAACGGTATAACTCACAAGCATGTGGCTCAAATTATTATAGAAAGGCATGAAATTCTAAAAAAAACGGGAAAAACTATTGTTATAGATGCTCCCATTCCGATAAAACATGGTTTTCTTGATATTGTTGACGAAGTCTGGGTGGTAGTGGCAGACAGGGAAACTAGGATAAAAAGAGTGATGAAAAGAAGCGGTTTTAGTTATGAACAGGTGTTGGAAAGAATAAACGCCCAGTTAAGTGATGAATACTATTGCAGCCTGGCTGATGTAATAATTGAAAACGGCGGTACTTGTGAAGAGCTTCGAAGAATTGTTGAAGCACACTACAACAAGCGCTTATAA
- the polA gene encoding DNA polymerase I, with protein MSKQKLMAIDGNSILNRAFYGLPELLTTSDGIYTNGIYVFLNIMHKFIEEENPEYICVAFDLKAPTFRHNKYEGYKANRKGMPEELRVQVPLLKEVLDAMNIKRLEMEGFEADDILGSVSLCAEKKGLEVILVTGDRDAFQLIGPSTRLKLPRTRGGKTEVEEYDYNKIVEVYGIKPEQFVDVKALAGDTSDNIPGVPGIGEKTALALIKEYNNLENLYNSLDSIKKKGLREKLETFKEQAFLSRELALIERNMPSLCDIEELKRVEIDREKTYEIFKRLEFRSFIDKFGLNDVQIQNTVELNVKIAKNASELESLKNNILKSRKVCIYHLIDKTGSFSQKLAAIAISPVEDEAWYLDFTNNIDEDEFFRQFKDVLEDGNIKKYGHDLKNFIVYLNNRGIDFNGLAFDTMIGAYIINPSKETYTISELAQEYLNLSVKAVEELAGKGKSFTLFKDMQPDVLSKTVGVYPHVISKVSRKIDSLLKENNQERLYYDIELPLVRTLADMEYYGFKVNVDALVEFSKELQEKIDVVTKEIYTLAGEEFNINSPKQLGVILFEKLGLPIIKKTKTGYSTDAEVLEELSDRHEIVEKILEYRQLVKLKSTYAEGLLAVINPYTGKIHSSFNQTVTATGRISSTEPNLQNIPIKLEMGRKIRKVFIPSDENYLLLDADYSQIELRVLAHITNDENMINAFLNNEDIHTSTAASVFGIPKEEVTPLMRSRAKAVNFGIVYGIGDFSLAKDLKISRKEARAYIDGYLDRYPNVKKYMHDIVEEGKEKGFVTTMFMRRRYLPELKSRNFNIRSFGERVAMNTPIQGSAADIIKIAMVKVHGELKKRKLKSRLILQVHDELIVETFKDEKEEVEKILLEGMQNAVSLKVPLVVEIKSGSNWYETK; from the coding sequence ATGAGCAAGCAAAAATTGATGGCCATAGACGGAAACAGTATTCTTAACAGGGCTTTTTACGGGCTTCCCGAACTTCTGACAACATCCGACGGGATATATACCAACGGAATTTATGTTTTTTTAAATATAATGCATAAATTTATTGAAGAGGAAAATCCCGAGTACATTTGCGTTGCGTTCGACCTTAAGGCTCCGACTTTCAGGCACAATAAATACGAAGGTTACAAGGCAAACAGGAAAGGAATGCCGGAAGAGCTCCGGGTTCAGGTTCCCCTGCTTAAGGAAGTTTTGGATGCAATGAATATAAAAAGACTTGAGATGGAGGGGTTCGAGGCTGACGACATACTTGGTTCCGTTTCCTTGTGCGCCGAAAAAAAGGGTCTGGAAGTAATACTGGTTACAGGGGACAGGGATGCTTTTCAATTGATCGGTCCTTCCACAAGGCTGAAACTTCCGCGGACGAGAGGCGGGAAAACAGAGGTTGAGGAATATGACTACAACAAGATTGTGGAGGTCTACGGAATCAAGCCGGAACAGTTTGTTGACGTCAAGGCTTTGGCGGGAGATACTTCCGACAATATTCCCGGTGTTCCGGGTATCGGCGAAAAGACGGCCCTGGCTCTCATAAAAGAATACAACAATCTTGAAAACCTTTATAATTCATTGGACAGCATTAAAAAGAAAGGACTTAGGGAAAAGCTTGAAACTTTTAAGGAGCAGGCTTTTCTGAGCAGGGAGCTTGCCCTGATTGAAAGAAACATGCCGTCCCTTTGTGATATTGAAGAGCTGAAAAGAGTGGAGATTGACAGGGAAAAAACCTATGAGATATTTAAGAGGCTGGAATTTAGAAGCTTTATTGACAAGTTTGGATTGAACGATGTCCAAATCCAAAATACCGTGGAACTGAATGTGAAAATCGCAAAAAACGCCAGTGAACTTGAGAGTTTGAAAAACAATATTCTCAAGTCCAGAAAAGTTTGTATTTATCATTTGATTGACAAAACGGGCAGCTTTTCTCAAAAGCTTGCCGCCATTGCAATTTCGCCCGTGGAGGATGAAGCATGGTATTTGGATTTTACCAATAATATTGATGAAGATGAGTTTTTCAGGCAGTTTAAGGACGTTTTGGAGGATGGAAATATAAAGAAATACGGGCATGATTTGAAAAATTTTATAGTATATTTAAATAATCGGGGAATTGATTTTAACGGTTTGGCTTTTGACACAATGATTGGAGCTTATATAATAAACCCGTCAAAGGAGACCTATACGATATCCGAGCTGGCACAGGAGTATTTAAACTTGAGTGTAAAGGCGGTTGAGGAACTTGCGGGCAAGGGCAAAAGCTTTACTTTGTTTAAGGACATGCAGCCTGACGTTCTTTCAAAGACTGTTGGTGTTTATCCTCATGTTATAAGCAAAGTAAGCCGGAAAATTGACAGCCTTCTTAAAGAAAACAACCAGGAGAGGCTTTATTATGACATTGAGCTTCCGCTGGTGCGGACCTTGGCGGATATGGAGTATTACGGATTCAAGGTTAATGTCGATGCTCTTGTGGAATTTTCGAAAGAGCTTCAGGAAAAGATAGATGTTGTAACAAAAGAAATATACACTTTGGCGGGAGAAGAGTTCAATATCAATTCTCCGAAACAGCTGGGAGTTATTTTGTTTGAGAAACTGGGTCTTCCCATTATTAAGAAAACAAAAACCGGATATTCAACCGATGCTGAAGTATTGGAAGAGCTTTCCGACAGGCATGAAATAGTGGAAAAAATACTGGAATACAGACAGCTTGTAAAGCTGAAATCCACTTATGCGGAAGGCCTTTTGGCGGTTATAAATCCTTACACGGGAAAGATTCATTCAAGTTTCAACCAGACAGTGACGGCTACGGGAAGAATAAGCAGTACAGAGCCAAATCTTCAGAATATACCGATAAAACTTGAAATGGGCAGGAAAATACGAAAAGTTTTTATACCTTCGGATGAAAACTATCTGCTTCTTGATGCGGACTATTCCCAGATAGAGCTTCGGGTTCTGGCCCACATAACCAATGACGAAAACATGATAAATGCGTTTTTAAACAACGAAGACATTCATACTTCCACGGCTGCATCGGTCTTTGGAATACCAAAAGAGGAAGTTACCCCTCTCATGAGGTCCAGAGCGAAAGCTGTCAATTTCGGTATTGTATACGGTATAGGGGACTTCAGTCTTGCAAAGGATCTTAAGATAAGCAGAAAGGAAGCCAGAGCATATATAGACGGTTATCTGGACAGATATCCAAATGTAAAGAAATATATGCATGATATTGTGGAAGAGGGAAAAGAAAAAGGTTTTGTAACCACCATGTTCATGAGAAGAAGGTACCTTCCTGAGCTTAAATCGCGCAACTTCAACATACGGTCTTTTGGAGAACGGGTTGCGATGAACACCCCGATACAGGGAAGTGCCGCGGATATAATCAAGATTGCCATGGTAAAGGTGCATGGAGAGCTTAAAAAAAGAAAGCTTAAATCCAGGCTGATACTTCAGGTTCACGATGAACTTATTGTAGAGACGTTCAAGGATGAAAAAGAAGAGGTGGAAAAGATTTTACTTGAAGGCATGCAAAATGCCGTAAGTCTGAAAGTGCCGCTGGTTGTGGAGATTAAATCGGGCAGCAACTGGTATGAGACAAAGTAA
- a CDS encoding lytic transglycosylase domain-containing protein → MFHRLKRSFKLFFVFAVALISIIFILEGTVKMLFPLKYKEYVYKYSSEYNLDPYLVFSIIKAESSFNPNATSHKNARGLMQLTDETALWIAEMMGLENFKVEYLYDPETNIKFGCWLLNNLEKQFDSRILVVASYNAGAACVHSWLKDSKYSKTGKTLDVIPYKETEIYTKRVENYYSIYKMLYEKDV, encoded by the coding sequence GTGTTTCACAGATTAAAAAGAAGTTTCAAGTTGTTTTTTGTTTTTGCGGTGGCATTGATTTCAATTATATTCATTCTGGAAGGAACTGTTAAAATGCTATTTCCTTTGAAATATAAGGAATATGTTTACAAATATTCTTCTGAATATAATTTAGATCCGTACCTTGTTTTTTCAATTATAAAGGCGGAAAGCAGTTTCAATCCCAATGCGACCTCGCATAAAAACGCCCGTGGTCTTATGCAGCTGACTGATGAAACAGCACTTTGGATTGCGGAAATGATGGGGCTGGAGAATTTTAAGGTGGAATATTTATATGACCCTGAGACGAACATAAAATTTGGATGCTGGCTTTTGAACAACCTGGAAAAGCAGTTTGACAGCCGTATTCTTGTGGTGGCATCATACAATGCCGGTGCCGCATGTGTGCATTCCTGGCTGAAAGACAGCAAGTACAGCAAAACGGGAAAGACTCTTGATGTCATACCTTACAAGGAAACTGAGATTTATACCAAAAGGGTGGAGAATTACTACAGTATTTATAAAATGCTTTACGAAAAAGATGTTTAG
- a CDS encoding response regulator, whose product MINTILVIDDNVFDNAIIKNYLSGERYSIISAVNGREALELIESRNIDLILLDIVMPIMDGYDFLKEFSKTPYYKEIPVIVASNLDNAENIEKIFEFEIFDYIIKPLDQINKLIFLNKIKSALKYRNALSELNKATRLINQLSAKEA is encoded by the coding sequence ATGATTAATACAATTTTAGTAATTGATGACAATGTCTTTGACAATGCCATCATCAAAAATTATCTCTCCGGTGAAAGATACAGCATAATTTCCGCCGTAAACGGCCGTGAAGCTTTGGAACTTATTGAAAGCCGCAATATCGACCTGATACTTCTTGATATAGTCATGCCCATAATGGACGGATACGACTTTTTGAAAGAATTCTCAAAAACACCTTATTACAAGGAAATTCCCGTAATTGTCGCATCAAATCTTGACAATGCGGAAAATATAGAAAAAATTTTTGAATTTGAGATATTTGATTATATCATAAAACCGTTGGACCAAATTAACAAATTGATATTTTTAAACAAAATAAAATCAGCCTTAAAATACAGAAATGCTCTTTCAGAGCTTAACAAAGCCACAAGGCTTATTAACCAGCTGTCAGCCAAAGAGGCTTGA